Proteins found in one Zea mays cultivar B73 chromosome 1, Zm-B73-REFERENCE-NAM-5.0, whole genome shotgun sequence genomic segment:
- the LOC103636054 gene encoding E3 ubiquitin-protein ligase EL5, giving the protein MAVTGTSVAAAATMLAAAAAIFITFVICFYLFLCAKRYRGAAPTIGGDRARPRFVFAGGAGCHGGLDEAAIAALPREEAAAAGGDCAVCIGELAAGEAARVLPRCGHAFHVECVDMWLRSHSTCPLCRRRAVAGDDAAPRAPEADPDSPNFPTNVLFFGSQDGAVSTRGAGAAPSQPVAAAGPIAGVAAVVEAASVAALRRLLGCGGATAAPPPAQQQQQQQPQNEDGDLESGLGGGGGETSGSPPAKPQ; this is encoded by the coding sequence ATGGCGGTGACGGGAACCTCGGTGGCAGCCGCGGCGACGatgctggcggcggcggcggcaatcttcatcaccttcgtcatcTGCTTCTACCTCTTCctgtgcgcgaagcggtaccgCGGGGCCGCCCCGACCATCGGCGGCGACAGGGCCCGGCCCCGCTTCGTGTTCGCGGGCGGCGCGGGGTGCCACGGCGGGCTGGACGAGGCCGCCATCGCGGCGCTGCCGagggaggaggcggcggcggcgggcggggaCTGCGCCGTGTGCATCGGCGAGCTGGCCGCGGGGGAGGCCGCGCGGGTGCTGCCCCGCTGCGGCCACGCGTTCCACGTGGAGTGCGTCGACATGTGGCTGCGCTCCCACTCCACCTGCCCGCTGTGCCGCCGCCGCGCGGTCGCCGGCGACGACGCCGCGCCGCGGGCGCCCGAGGCGGACCCGGACTCGCCCAACTTCCCCACCAACGTCCTCTTCTTCGGCTCCCAGGACGGCGCCGTCAGCACCCGGGGCGCCGGCGCCGCGCCGTCGCAGCCGGTTGCAGCAGCAGGGCCCATCGCCGGAGTCGCGGCGGTCGTGGAGGCGGCCAGTGTTGCCGCCCTACGGCGACTGCTTGGCTGCGGCGGCGCCACGGCCGCGCCCCCGCcggcgcagcagcagcagcagcagcagccgcagaATGAAGACGGCGACTTGGAGTCTggtctcggcggcggcggcggcgagaccAGCGGGTCGCCTCCGGCGAAACCGCAGTGA